The Vibrio navarrensis genome has a segment encoding these proteins:
- a CDS encoding type II toxin-antitoxin system Phd/YefM family antitoxin: MSRIHLDQDIQPLSEFRAGVASFIKQINETRRPLVITQRGKGVAVVLDVAEYEAMQEKIELLEEMRTAEAQLAAGLGVSNEDARSQILGRIIK; this comes from the coding sequence ATGAGCCGTATTCACCTTGATCAAGATATTCAGCCTTTGTCTGAGTTCCGTGCTGGCGTTGCATCATTTATCAAACAGATCAATGAAACTCGTCGACCATTAGTTATTACACAACGAGGTAAAGGTGTAGCCGTTGTTCTTGACGTTGCGGAGTATGAAGCAATGCAAGAGAAAATCGAATTACTTGAAGAAATGCGTACTGCAGAAGCTCAATTGGCTGCAGGTTTGGGTGTATCAAACGAAGATGCTCGTTCACAAATTCTGGGACGCATCATCAAATGA
- a CDS encoding VF530 family DNA-binding protein, which translates to MSQEQQNNPLHGLTLEKILVRLQEHYGWEGLDREIKINCFYSNPSIKSSLKFLRRTQWARDKVEALYIDTFCR; encoded by the coding sequence ATGAGCCAAGAGCAGCAAAACAACCCTTTGCACGGTTTAACCTTAGAGAAAATTCTTGTTCGTTTACAAGAGCACTATGGCTGGGAAGGGTTAGATAGAGAAATCAAAATTAACTGTTTTTACAGCAATCCATCAATCAAGTCTTCTCTTAAGTTTTTGCGTCGTACGCAGTGGGCGAGAGACAAGGTTGAGGCTTTGTATATAGATACATTTTGCCGTTAA
- a CDS encoding VOC family protein, whose product MNQNEKLNYVEFAAKNLEATKSFFSSVFGWEFTDYGPEYTAFSNQGLDGGFFKADCCSQTASGGALLIFYSSNIKTTLAKVQNSGGQIIRPIFDFPGGCRFHFIEPSGNEFAVWSEARV is encoded by the coding sequence ATGAATCAGAATGAAAAGCTGAATTATGTCGAGTTTGCAGCAAAAAATTTAGAGGCAACAAAATCATTTTTCTCTTCAGTTTTTGGCTGGGAATTTACTGATTATGGTCCTGAATATACAGCATTCTCAAATCAGGGTTTAGATGGCGGTTTTTTTAAAGCTGACTGTTGTAGTCAGACAGCATCGGGTGGTGCACTTCTTATCTTTTATAGCTCAAACATAAAAACAACTTTAGCCAAAGTCCAGAATAGCGGTGGCCAAATTATTCGCCCAATTTTTGATTTTCCCGGAGGCTGTCGTTTCCATTTTATTGAGCCAAGCGGTAACGAATTTGCAGTGTGGTCGGAAGCACGCGTATAA
- a CDS encoding replication endonuclease encodes MSTLDLSCIDRDDRAFVQQRLLPFSDVIQRLLLKEYLSYPTKFERNTYLRTTVDAIAAKLSLPIDKITLNVSEEDLRAKAKTNAAEVLERRRRFRNDERALSVLREFVAQKGLTPYEGQYSLRGEVARYSDRKWWLRGLRKALRRNTELVLHHINQVNKHKSLYCSMPTLMARRHQKAYQKAYLENTIATNELGQSFSLLELSQKGVSDPTIRKGELMVRARGFEDLAKELGHVATFLTITCPSKYHRSYSTSGQVNPKWAGYTPLDGQTYLNDIWKLMRSTLNRLGVRFYGFRVAEPQHDGTPHWHLLLFVEPKHYDLMVQTMRDYAMREEGEEKGATEHRFTEVKIDPAKGSATGYIAKYISKNIDGSDLDCGVYGEDPKDAAARVDAWASCWGIRQFQQLGGCSVTVWRELRRLKEMQDLPAVAKEIVEAADKGDWKRFTQRMGGVFSTRKAQVFKPHYAFSIDTETGVIKTTLYCANELVRALKGVAIEGREIITRLFKWRIESNMRHAF; translated from the coding sequence ATGAGCACACTCGACCTTTCTTGCATTGACCGTGACGACAGAGCCTTTGTACAGCAAAGGCTTTTGCCATTTTCAGACGTCATTCAGCGTTTGCTACTTAAAGAATATTTGAGCTATCCGACCAAGTTTGAACGTAATACCTACCTTAGAACCACGGTCGATGCGATTGCGGCCAAGTTGTCGCTGCCGATTGACAAAATCACGCTCAACGTCAGTGAAGAAGACTTGCGCGCAAAAGCCAAAACGAACGCTGCGGAAGTTTTGGAGCGCCGCCGCCGTTTTCGCAATGACGAACGCGCATTAAGTGTGTTGCGTGAGTTTGTCGCCCAAAAAGGGTTAACGCCCTATGAGGGGCAATATTCGCTCAGGGGTGAAGTGGCTCGATACAGTGACCGCAAATGGTGGCTGCGAGGATTACGCAAGGCGTTACGACGTAACACGGAACTGGTTTTGCATCACATTAACCAAGTGAACAAACACAAAAGCCTCTATTGCTCGATGCCAACACTGATGGCAAGACGTCACCAGAAAGCCTATCAAAAGGCGTATTTAGAAAACACCATCGCCACCAACGAGCTAGGACAGTCCTTCTCTTTACTGGAACTGTCACAAAAAGGCGTTTCTGACCCAACCATTCGCAAAGGTGAGCTGATGGTCAGAGCCAGAGGTTTTGAAGACCTAGCCAAAGAACTCGGTCATGTAGCAACCTTTCTCACGATTACTTGTCCGTCAAAGTACCATCGCAGTTACTCCACATCGGGACAGGTGAACCCAAAATGGGCAGGGTATACCCCGCTGGACGGGCAAACCTACCTTAATGACATCTGGAAACTGATGCGCTCAACGCTCAACCGTTTGGGCGTGCGTTTCTACGGTTTTCGTGTAGCAGAGCCGCAACATGACGGCACACCGCACTGGCATTTGCTGCTGTTTGTCGAGCCCAAACACTATGACCTGATGGTGCAAACCATGCGTGATTACGCCATGCGCGAAGAGGGAGAGGAAAAGGGCGCAACGGAGCATCGTTTTACTGAAGTGAAAATCGACCCCGCCAAAGGCAGCGCTACCGGATACATTGCCAAATACATCTCGAAAAACATTGATGGCAGTGACCTTGATTGTGGTGTCTATGGTGAAGACCCAAAGGACGCCGCCGCAAGAGTAGATGCATGGGCTTCCTGCTGGGGTATTCGCCAGTTTCAACAGCTCGGGGGCTGCTCTGTCACAGTATGGCGAGAGCTGCGCCGCCTTAAAGAAATGCAAGATTTGCCAGCAGTAGCAAAAGAGATTGTCGAAGCGGCGGATAAAGGCGACTGGAAGCGATTCACGCAGCGCATGGGCGGTGTGTTCAGCACACGCAAAGCGCAAGTGTTTAAACCGCACTATGCGTTTTCCATCGACACGGAGACAGGCGTTATCAAAACCACGTTGTACTGTGCCAACGAGCTGGTTAGAGCGTTGAAAGGGGTGGCCATTGAAGGGCGTGAAATCATCACTCGTCTGTTTAAGTGGCGCATCGAATCTAACATGCGTCACGCTTTTTAA
- a CDS encoding ISL3 family transposase, giving the protein MATPIGTSPCYIQIANQRIECRACNTLGYLPLNFVPRPKVRYTKGFEQYVLSLSALNVTINAIAKLCGVCWDTVKDIQKHYLQKRYSQPCLKNVTHIGIDEIYCGSKSGFMTVVIDMKTSAVIYTEKGKKAESLDGFWKRKLRCKKPIEAVATDMGQAYISSVKQHAPKAKLVIDRFHVVKRFNEKLTEFRRELQNSMSNKNDAQYLKNTRWLLVSNPDRLDEQGQARLERALAANQPLAVVYYLKEKLRMLWSQPSKIEGERWLESWIDEANHSGIVMLEKFTKTLRKHKDGILAFYDERMNSGRVEGVNNRIKTLNKVAYGYRDWEFFELKIKASHEAKYRFSG; this is encoded by the coding sequence ATCGCTACGCCAATCGGCACTAGCCCCTGTTACATCCAGATAGCAAACCAGCGGATTGAATGCCGAGCTTGTAATACACTCGGGTATTTGCCGCTTAACTTTGTTCCTCGTCCCAAAGTGCGTTACACAAAGGGCTTTGAACAGTATGTTCTCTCGCTGTCAGCATTGAACGTCACCATCAATGCCATTGCCAAGCTATGTGGTGTCTGTTGGGATACAGTGAAAGATATTCAGAAGCATTACCTGCAAAAGCGATACTCTCAACCTTGTCTTAAAAACGTCACTCACATTGGAATTGATGAGATTTACTGTGGCTCAAAAAGTGGCTTCATGACGGTTGTGATTGATATGAAGACAAGTGCCGTCATTTATACAGAGAAAGGAAAGAAGGCCGAAAGCCTTGACGGTTTTTGGAAACGGAAGCTGCGTTGTAAAAAGCCGATTGAAGCCGTCGCCACCGATATGGGACAGGCATACATCTCTTCGGTAAAACAGCACGCCCCGAAGGCGAAGTTGGTCATTGACCGTTTCCACGTGGTGAAGCGTTTTAATGAAAAGCTGACAGAGTTCAGGCGTGAACTACAAAATTCGATGAGTAACAAAAATGACGCTCAATACCTTAAGAATACTCGTTGGTTATTGGTAAGTAATCCCGATAGGTTAGATGAGCAAGGCCAAGCGAGATTGGAGCGAGCACTCGCAGCCAATCAGCCCTTAGCGGTGGTTTATTATTTAAAAGAGAAGTTAAGAATGCTGTGGTCGCAGCCATCAAAGATAGAGGGTGAGAGATGGCTAGAAAGCTGGATAGATGAAGCGAACCACTCAGGCATTGTGATGCTAGAGAAGTTTACTAAGACCCTGAGGAAGCATAAGGATGGGATATTGGCATTTTATGATGAAAGGATGAATAGTGGTCGAGTAGAGGGTGTGAACAACCGAATAAAGACGCTGAACAAAGTCGCCTATGGGTATCGTGATTGGGAATTTTTTGAGTTAAAAATCAAAGCCAGTCATGAGGCGAAGTATCGATTTTCCGGATGA
- a CDS encoding SDR family oxidoreductase has product MSVQKVVVITGGSRGIGAATAKLFAQNGFSVCINYKSNAEAANTLVEEIKALGGHCIAVQADVSKEGDVVKLFETVDQELGVVSVLVNNAGILKKQMRLDEMSAERINSILINNVTGYFLCCREAVKRMSTRHDGLGGVIVNVSSGAARTGSPNEYIDYAASKGAIDTLTKGLSLEVAAEGIRVNCVRPGLIYTDMHADGGEPDRIERLKNKIPMQRGGLPAEVAEAIYWLASEKSSFSTGNFLDLAGGL; this is encoded by the coding sequence ATGAGCGTTCAAAAAGTAGTTGTTATTACTGGCGGTAGCCGAGGGATTGGTGCAGCGACAGCAAAGCTTTTTGCTCAAAACGGTTTTTCCGTATGCATAAATTACAAATCTAATGCTGAGGCTGCTAATACTCTCGTGGAAGAAATCAAAGCGTTAGGTGGTCATTGTATTGCGGTTCAAGCTGACGTTTCCAAAGAAGGTGATGTTGTTAAACTGTTTGAAACCGTTGACCAAGAGCTTGGTGTTGTTTCTGTTCTTGTCAATAATGCTGGTATCTTAAAGAAGCAGATGCGCTTAGACGAAATGAGCGCAGAGAGGATTAACTCAATTCTCATAAACAATGTGACAGGTTATTTCTTGTGTTGTCGTGAAGCAGTGAAACGAATGTCAACTCGTCATGATGGTCTCGGAGGTGTCATAGTTAATGTTTCTTCGGGAGCCGCTCGAACAGGTTCACCGAATGAATACATCGATTATGCAGCGTCAAAAGGTGCAATTGACACGTTAACAAAAGGTCTGTCGTTGGAAGTTGCTGCGGAAGGTATCAGAGTTAACTGTGTTCGCCCTGGATTGATTTATACCGATATGCACGCTGACGGTGGAGAGCCTGACCGTATAGAACGACTCAAAAATAAAATTCCAATGCAACGGGGTGGTTTGCCTGCTGAAGTCGCTGAGGCCATTTATTGGTTAGCGTCTGAAAAATCATCATTTTCTACAGGTAACTTTCTGGATTTAGCCGGTGGTTTGTAA
- a CDS encoding site-specific integrase produces MAIKQKITASSIKNLTIADERLNDTEISGFHARISPKGVIKYYLYYRIHGKQRNFLLGSANALTPAQARDLAKEKAGQVAAGEDVQVTRYEAKKREQRNSLTLSKFLEEHYSAYLMSINAKTAQKSLMCIQSNFKHLSTKPLVDITAWDIQQWVAERSKVGRAPATISYAYNRLRAVFNRAVEWGFIDSHSLDNVKIPRIDNKRIRYLSVSEEAALLDSLKARDARLKDEALQRYGKRAQGIMSWRYVDFLEPLIVLALNTGMRKGEMLSLKWSHINMEDRYLTIRSENAKSKNKRTIPLNNTAYTMLQAWHEQNPDTELVFERNGKPLDSYQYQWESLLKEAGIENFRFHDLRHHFASKLVMKEADLNVVRELLGHADLKMTLRYAHLAPEHKASAVNLIG; encoded by the coding sequence ATGGCTATCAAGCAGAAAATCACCGCCAGCTCTATCAAAAATCTCACCATCGCGGACGAGCGATTGAACGACACCGAAATCAGCGGATTTCATGCGAGGATTTCCCCAAAAGGGGTGATCAAGTATTACCTCTACTATCGAATTCACGGCAAGCAGCGCAATTTCTTGCTCGGTTCAGCCAATGCTTTAACGCCAGCGCAAGCGCGAGACTTAGCCAAAGAAAAAGCAGGGCAAGTCGCGGCGGGGGAAGATGTGCAAGTCACTCGTTATGAAGCCAAAAAGCGAGAGCAGCGCAACAGCCTGACACTGAGTAAATTCCTAGAGGAACATTACTCCGCCTATCTCATGTCGATTAATGCAAAAACGGCGCAAAAGTCGTTAATGTGCATTCAAAGCAACTTCAAACATTTATCCACTAAGCCACTGGTCGATATTACCGCTTGGGACATTCAGCAGTGGGTGGCCGAACGAAGCAAAGTAGGTCGCGCCCCCGCCACCATTTCCTATGCCTACAACCGCCTAAGAGCGGTGTTTAATCGGGCGGTGGAGTGGGGTTTTATCGATTCTCACTCTCTTGATAATGTGAAAATCCCTCGCATTGATAACAAGCGTATTCGTTACCTGTCGGTGAGTGAAGAGGCTGCGTTGCTGGATAGCCTTAAAGCGCGTGATGCGCGTTTAAAAGACGAAGCATTGCAAAGGTACGGCAAGCGCGCTCAAGGCATAATGTCATGGCGCTATGTGGATTTCTTAGAGCCGTTGATTGTGCTGGCACTGAATACTGGCATGCGCAAAGGCGAAATGCTGTCGCTGAAGTGGTCACACATCAACATGGAAGACAGGTATTTGACCATTCGCTCTGAGAATGCCAAATCGAAAAACAAACGCACCATTCCACTCAATAACACGGCGTATACCATGCTACAGGCTTGGCATGAGCAAAATCCGGATACCGAATTGGTGTTTGAGCGAAATGGCAAACCACTCGACTCTTATCAATATCAGTGGGAGTCGTTGCTCAAAGAGGCGGGAATCGAGAATTTCCGTTTTCACGACTTGCGCCACCACTTCGCCAGTAAGTTGGTGATGAAAGAAGCGGATTTGAACGTGGTTCGTGAATTGTTGGGCCATGCGGATTTAAAAATGACGCTGCGCTATGCGCATCTTGCGCCCGAACATAAGGCCAGTGCGGTGAATCTCATCGGCTGA
- a CDS encoding helix-turn-helix transcriptional regulator, translated as MTKMTVEKRAYTEQETAAYIGMSRSFLRQARMEGQRKNRTLAPPFIKIGRAVRYLKEDLDAWLDSQTKLNHLSQGGWLHG; from the coding sequence ATGACAAAAATGACCGTTGAGAAACGTGCGTACACAGAGCAAGAAACCGCCGCTTACATTGGCATGAGCCGTTCTTTCTTACGTCAGGCCCGTATGGAAGGGCAGCGTAAAAATCGTACTCTTGCGCCACCGTTCATTAAAATTGGTCGTGCGGTTCGCTACCTCAAAGAAGACCTAGACGCATGGCTTGATAGCCAAACCAAACTTAACCACCTTTCTCAAGGAGGGTGGCTGCATGGTTAA
- a CDS encoding type II toxin-antitoxin system RelE/ParE family toxin: MKVVWSPLALQKLGDAAEFIALDNPSAAEKWVNDVFDKTELLGSMPEMGRMVPEMPHTNYREIIFGHYRIIYSLGLEIRVLTVRNCRQLLTEHDV, encoded by the coding sequence ATGAAAGTAGTTTGGTCACCTCTAGCGTTACAAAAACTTGGTGATGCCGCAGAGTTTATTGCTTTGGATAACCCCTCAGCTGCAGAAAAGTGGGTGAATGATGTGTTCGACAAAACGGAATTGCTCGGCTCAATGCCAGAAATGGGCCGCATGGTTCCTGAAATGCCTCATACGAACTACCGTGAAATAATTTTTGGCCATTACCGCATTATTTATAGTTTGGGCCTCGAAATACGTGTTCTAACAGTCCGTAACTGTCGTCAATTGCTCACGGAACATGATGTGTGA